In Nocardia yunnanensis, one DNA window encodes the following:
- a CDS encoding ABC transporter ATP-binding protein: MTDHVSIETQNAWVEFPIFDAKSRSLKKAFMGKAGGAIGRNQSDVVVVEALRDINLSLKEGDRVGLVGHNGAGKSTLLRLLSGIYEPTRGSSRIRGRVAPVFDLGVGMDPEISGYDNIIIRGLFLGQTRKQMLAKIDEIAEFTELGDYLEMPLRTYSTGMRVRLAMGVVTSIDPEILLLDEGIGAVDAEFMKKARIRLQELVSRSGILVFASHSNEFLAQLCDSALWIDHGNVRMHGGIEEVVRAYEGPEAGDHVAQVLRDLEREPERNPA, from the coding sequence ATGACCGACCATGTGAGTATCGAAACCCAGAACGCGTGGGTGGAGTTCCCGATCTTCGACGCCAAGTCGCGTTCGCTGAAGAAGGCGTTCATGGGCAAGGCGGGCGGCGCCATCGGACGCAATCAGTCCGATGTGGTCGTGGTCGAGGCGCTGCGGGATATCAACCTGTCGCTGAAGGAGGGCGATCGGGTCGGGTTGGTCGGCCACAATGGCGCGGGCAAATCGACGCTGCTGCGGCTGCTTTCGGGCATCTACGAACCCACGCGCGGCAGTTCGCGGATTCGCGGCCGGGTGGCCCCGGTGTTCGATCTCGGCGTCGGCATGGATCCGGAGATCTCCGGCTACGACAACATCATCATTCGCGGCCTGTTCCTCGGGCAGACCCGCAAGCAGATGCTCGCCAAGATCGACGAGATCGCCGAATTCACCGAACTCGGCGACTATTTGGAGATGCCGCTGCGCACCTACTCCACCGGTATGCGGGTCCGGTTGGCCATGGGCGTGGTGACCTCCATCGATCCGGAGATCCTGCTGCTGGACGAGGGCATCGGCGCGGTCGACGCGGAATTCATGAAGAAGGCGCGGATTCGCCTGCAGGAACTGGTGTCCCGCTCCGGCATTCTGGTGTTCGCCTCGCATTCCAACGAATTCCTGGCGCAGCTGTGTGATTCCGCTCTCTGGATCGACCACGGCAATGTGCGGATGCACGGGGGAATCGAGGAAGTCGTGCGAGCCTACGAGGGCCCCGAGGCGGGTGATCACGTGGCGCAGGTGCTGCGGGATCTGGAACGTGAACCGGAACGGAATCCCGCATGA
- a CDS encoding bacterial proteasome activator family protein: MTQSDGVPESIVVVGPEGKPLFIPAAAQIGGEPVEITGQFVGDHDSGDSEESRDRESLADMVEQPAKVMRIGTMIKQLLEEVRHAPLDDASRTRLREIHRTSIRELETGLAPELREELERLALPFTDDSVPSDAELRIAQAQLVGWLEGLFHGIQTALFAQQMAARAQLEQMRQALPPGMSAGGDPRGQQGSGGGQYL, encoded by the coding sequence ATGACGCAATCGGATGGGGTTCCGGAATCCATTGTCGTAGTCGGACCTGAGGGTAAGCCGCTGTTCATCCCCGCGGCGGCACAGATCGGTGGTGAACCGGTGGAGATCACCGGACAGTTTGTCGGCGACCATGATTCGGGCGACTCGGAGGAATCGCGAGACCGGGAGTCGCTCGCCGACATGGTCGAGCAGCCCGCCAAGGTCATGCGCATCGGCACCATGATCAAACAGCTGCTGGAGGAGGTGCGGCACGCGCCGCTGGACGACGCCTCCCGCACCCGGCTGCGCGAGATCCACCGCACCTCCATCCGCGAACTGGAAACCGGGCTGGCGCCGGAACTGCGCGAGGAGCTCGAGCGACTGGCCCTGCCCTTCACCGACGACTCCGTGCCGTCGGACGCGGAACTGCGCATCGCCCAAGCCCAATTGGTGGGCTGGCTGGAGGGCCTGTTCCACGGCATCCAGACCGCCCTGTTCGCCCAGCAGATGGCGGCGCGCGCCCAACTCGAGCAGATGCGCCAGGCCCTCCCGCCGGGCATGAGCGCGGGCGGCGATCCGCGCGGCCAGCAGGGTTCGGGCGGCGGCCAATACCTCTGA
- a CDS encoding glycosyltransferase — protein MDSTELRIAAIVPCHNEEAAVAKVVTDLKAAVPGIVVYVYDNLSTDATAEKARAAGAIVRTENRKGKGNVVRRAFADIEADVYLMVDGDDTYDAAAAPEMIKALVEGPYDHVLGVRREVEAGSAYRAGHETGNKVLNGVVGKVFGENVEDMLSGYRVFSRRFVKSFPAVSREFEIETELTVHSQHLGVPQTAVPVGFRDRPAGSESKLRTYSDGFKILRLIIGLARHERPVAFYGLFGTLAWLVSVILITPIVIEFYQTHTVPRFPTLFLGFTLLLLGSLAWTAGLILDGIRRSRHEAARLMYLRYAAVGADHPAGSVR, from the coding sequence GTGGACTCCACCGAGCTTCGTATTGCCGCCATTGTGCCGTGCCACAACGAAGAGGCCGCCGTCGCGAAGGTCGTGACCGACCTGAAGGCCGCCGTCCCGGGCATTGTCGTCTATGTCTACGACAACCTGAGCACCGACGCCACCGCCGAGAAGGCGCGCGCGGCCGGGGCGATCGTGCGCACCGAGAACCGCAAGGGCAAGGGCAATGTGGTGCGCCGCGCCTTCGCCGACATCGAGGCCGACGTGTACCTCATGGTCGACGGCGACGACACCTACGACGCGGCCGCGGCCCCGGAGATGATCAAGGCCCTGGTCGAGGGCCCCTACGACCACGTGCTGGGCGTGCGCCGCGAGGTCGAGGCCGGATCGGCCTACCGCGCGGGCCACGAGACCGGTAACAAGGTGCTCAATGGCGTGGTGGGCAAGGTCTTCGGCGAGAACGTCGAGGACATGCTCAGCGGTTACCGGGTCTTCTCCCGCCGCTTCGTGAAGTCCTTCCCCGCGGTGTCGCGGGAGTTCGAGATCGAGACCGAACTGACCGTGCACTCCCAGCATCTGGGCGTCCCGCAGACCGCCGTGCCGGTCGGTTTCCGAGATCGGCCCGCGGGCAGCGAATCCAAGCTGCGCACCTACAGCGACGGCTTCAAGATCCTGCGGTTGATCATCGGCCTGGCGCGGCACGAGCGACCGGTCGCCTTCTACGGGCTGTTCGGCACGCTGGCCTGGCTCGTCTCGGTCATCCTGATCACGCCGATAGTGATCGAGTTCTATCAGACCCACACCGTCCCGCGCTTCCCCACGCTGTTCCTCGGATTCACCTTGCTGCTGCTGGGCAGCCTGGCCTGGACCGCCGGTCTGATCCTGGACGGCATCCGGCGTTCCCGGCACGAAGCGGCGCGGCTGATGTACCTGCGCTATGCGGCGGTCGGCGCGGACCATCCGGCCGGTTCGGTGCGATGA
- a CDS encoding GtrA family protein — protein MSANESTAMSETPPDASLTGKIRGLVQRGGAFLVVGAIGFVVDAGTYNLLVFLGGEGPLFHQPLLAKIISIGVATVVTYFGNKWWTYSDHRGSTGARHILIYAVLNVLAIGLQLGCLGFSRYVLGLDSPLADNVSGTLVGQAVAMGFRFWAYGKFVFTNAASGTNNA, from the coding sequence GTGTCTGCGAACGAGTCCACGGCGATGAGCGAGACCCCGCCGGATGCCTCTCTCACCGGCAAGATCCGGGGTCTGGTGCAGCGCGGCGGGGCATTCCTGGTGGTCGGCGCGATCGGATTCGTGGTCGACGCGGGCACCTACAACCTGCTGGTGTTCCTGGGCGGCGAGGGGCCGCTGTTCCACCAACCGCTGCTCGCCAAGATCATTTCCATCGGCGTGGCCACGGTCGTCACCTATTTCGGCAACAAGTGGTGGACCTACTCCGATCATCGGGGCTCGACCGGGGCCCGCCACATTCTCATATACGCAGTACTGAATGTGCTGGCCATCGGGTTGCAGCTGGGCTGCCTCGGATTCTCACGCTATGTCCTGGGGCTCGACAGTCCGTTGGCGGACAACGTTTCCGGCACGCTCGTCGGGCAGGCGGTCGCCATGGGCTTTCGATTCTGGGCATACGGGAAATTCGTCTTCACCAATGCGGCCTCGGGAACGAATAACGCCTGA
- a CDS encoding serine hydrolase domain-containing protein — protein sequence MSAMRRPRGRVLLAGAGVLAAEGRLDLDAPIERYLPNVVRGNGNDGNRITVRQLLQHTSGLPDYLAGSDPATPGSRQLTIDADHLRHVHYEPAELVRIAMEMPPQFDPGARSVYTNTNYILLGMLIQQVTGRSPAAEIVGRILAPLGLHDTYFPDSGYGLGLIRHADACGKEVWGHGGSIPGFGTRTGVAADGTAVVVTVNQLLDDPAAGAAVTKAFDAAFCS from the coding sequence ATGAGCGCAATGCGGCGACCGCGCGGCCGGGTCCTGCTGGCCGGTGCCGGGGTGCTGGCCGCCGAGGGCAGGCTCGACCTGGATGCCCCGATCGAGCGCTACCTGCCGAATGTGGTGCGCGGCAACGGCAACGACGGCAATCGCATCACGGTCCGGCAGTTGTTGCAGCACACCAGCGGGCTGCCCGACTACCTCGCGGGCAGCGATCCGGCCACACCCGGTTCCCGGCAGCTGACCATCGACGCCGATCACCTGCGCCACGTCCACTACGAACCGGCGGAGCTGGTGCGCATCGCGATGGAGATGCCGCCGCAGTTCGACCCCGGCGCGCGCTCGGTCTACACCAACACCAACTACATCCTGCTCGGCATGCTGATCCAGCAGGTCACCGGGCGCTCGCCGGCGGCGGAGATCGTCGGCCGCATCCTGGCACCGCTGGGGCTGCACGACACCTACTTCCCCGATTCCGGTTACGGGCTGGGCCTGATCCGGCACGCGGACGCCTGCGGCAAGGAGGTGTGGGGGCACGGCGGCAGCATTCCCGGCTTCGGCACTCGCACCGGGGTGGCCGCCGACGGCACGGCCGTGGTGGTGACCGTCAACCAGTTGCTCGACGATCCGGCCGCCGGGGCCGCGGTGACCAAGGCCTTCGACGCCGCTTTCTGTTCGTGA
- a CDS encoding sensor histidine kinase: MPGSIGYLLVGGLTAFASLFALFAVSVVAAASLVGVGVPAISEVVRLVRPLVEFERRRAGRRLGAPIVVAYQPLEGGLRAKLATVARDPANRRDVGWLLVHLFPGIVLAALAVALPVAAVQQAAIPVYWRLVPAPPESFGITADSWPRAILAALFAIPLAWLALQVPLLARGQALLARKLLGPAPGADLAVRVAELTATRAAALDAHGAELRRIERDLHDGAQARIAAVIMQLGLADQLREQDPAASARLVRQAQDTAEAALTELRDVVRTVYPPVLADRGLASAVSALAARSPIPVELALGDAEGTPPSSMPHGPHTAERRRPAAVEAAAYFVIAEALTNATKHSGAQQLRVEIAGTADMLTVEIRDDGVGAAVETEGGGLAGIRRRAEALDGRLLLSSPAGGPTVVRVELPCGT; encoded by the coding sequence TTGCCGGGGAGTATCGGGTATCTGCTGGTCGGCGGACTGACCGCGTTCGCGTCGTTGTTCGCGTTGTTCGCGGTCTCGGTGGTCGCGGCGGCGAGCCTGGTCGGTGTCGGTGTGCCGGCGATTTCGGAGGTGGTCCGGCTGGTGCGGCCGTTGGTGGAGTTCGAGCGGCGGCGGGCGGGGCGCCGGCTCGGTGCGCCCATCGTGGTGGCTTACCAGCCGTTGGAGGGCGGACTGCGAGCCAAGCTGGCCACAGTCGCGCGGGATCCGGCCAATCGGCGTGACGTGGGGTGGCTGCTGGTCCATCTGTTCCCGGGCATTGTGCTGGCGGCGCTGGCGGTCGCGCTGCCGGTCGCCGCGGTGCAGCAGGCGGCGATTCCGGTCTACTGGCGGCTCGTCCCCGCACCGCCGGAGTCCTTCGGCATCACCGCGGATTCGTGGCCGCGCGCGATCCTGGCAGCGCTGTTCGCGATTCCGCTGGCCTGGCTCGCCCTCCAGGTCCCCCTGCTCGCCCGCGGGCAGGCCCTGCTCGCGCGCAAGCTGCTCGGTCCCGCGCCCGGGGCGGACCTGGCGGTGCGGGTCGCCGAGCTGACCGCCACCCGCGCCGCCGCATTGGACGCGCACGGCGCGGAGTTGCGGCGGATCGAACGGGATCTGCACGATGGGGCGCAGGCGCGGATCGCGGCGGTGATCATGCAGCTGGGGCTGGCCGATCAACTGCGCGAACAGGATCCGGCGGCGTCGGCCCGGCTGGTGCGCCAGGCGCAGGACACCGCCGAGGCCGCGCTGACCGAACTCCGCGATGTGGTGCGGACCGTCTATCCGCCGGTCCTCGCGGATCGCGGTCTGGCGAGCGCGGTGTCGGCCTTGGCGGCCCGCTCCCCCATTCCGGTCGAACTCGCGCTCGGCGATGCCGAGGGAACGCCGCCGAGCTCGATGCCCCACGGCCCGCACACCGCCGAACGCAGACGCCCCGCGGCTGTCGAGGCGGCAGCGTATTTCGTGATCGCGGAGGCGTTGACCAACGCGACCAAACATTCCGGGGCCCAACAGCTTCGCGTCGAGATCGCGGGCACCGCCGACATGCTGACGGTCGAGATCCGCGACGACGGGGTGGGTGCGGCCGTCGAAACCGAAGGCGGTGGGCTGGCCGGGATTCGTCGGCGCGCCGAGGCCCTGGACGGTCGCCTGCTGCTGAGCAGCCCGGCGGGCGGACCCACCGTGGTGCGCGTGGAATTGCCCTGTGGAACATGA
- the rsgA gene encoding ribosome small subunit-dependent GTPase A: protein MSSVDFDLLVPFGWNSSYADDYLPLLGADLIPARVIRMDRSECDVAAPLPTADFQSRLTAAVVRAQLPRSDSEISGLCTGDWVAIDRSRTVRALLPRRTAIVRAAVSGQPDTRATSAHQVLAANVDTVLVCAAGDGDVDLGRIERLLALAWDSGAQPVVALTKADLAQDIPLDAVRAAAPGVTVLAVSASTGVGMDVLTSLLDGTVALIGASGAGKSTLANALLGAEVFATDVVRAGDKRGRHTTVHRELRPLPGGGTLIDTPGLRSVGLWDAAEGLGRTFSDVESLSAHCRFTDCAHETEPGCAVRAAIESGDLPRRRLDSYRKLSRENDWLAARTDARARAERTKVWKQINKEQRRMYKERGNRG, encoded by the coding sequence ATGTCTTCGGTCGATTTCGACCTGCTCGTGCCCTTCGGCTGGAACTCCTCCTACGCCGACGACTATCTGCCCCTGCTCGGCGCGGATCTGATTCCGGCCCGGGTGATCCGCATGGATCGCAGCGAATGCGATGTCGCCGCACCACTTCCCACCGCGGATTTCCAGAGCCGCCTGACCGCCGCCGTCGTGCGTGCCCAACTCCCGCGCTCGGATTCCGAGATCAGCGGGCTGTGCACCGGCGACTGGGTCGCCATCGATCGCTCGCGTACCGTGCGGGCGCTGCTGCCGCGCCGGACCGCGATCGTCCGCGCCGCCGTGTCCGGCCAGCCCGACACCCGCGCCACATCCGCCCACCAGGTGCTGGCCGCGAATGTGGACACCGTCCTGGTCTGCGCCGCCGGCGATGGAGACGTCGATCTCGGGCGGATCGAACGGCTGCTCGCCCTGGCCTGGGATTCCGGCGCACAGCCGGTGGTGGCGCTCACCAAAGCCGATCTGGCGCAGGATATTCCGCTCGACGCGGTCCGCGCCGCGGCGCCGGGGGTGACGGTGCTGGCGGTCAGTGCGAGCACCGGCGTCGGCATGGACGTGCTGACCTCGCTGCTCGACGGCACCGTGGCCCTGATCGGCGCGTCGGGCGCGGGCAAATCCACCCTCGCCAATGCCTTGCTCGGCGCGGAGGTGTTCGCCACCGACGTGGTCCGTGCGGGCGACAAGCGCGGCCGCCACACCACCGTCCACCGGGAACTGCGTCCGCTGCCCGGCGGCGGCACCCTCATCGACACCCCCGGTCTGCGCTCGGTCGGCCTCTGGGATGCCGCCGAGGGCCTCGGCCGCACCTTCAGCGATGTCGAATCCCTCTCCGCCCACTGCCGTTTCACCGACTGCGCACACGAGACCGAGCCGGGCTGCGCGGTCCGGGCGGCCATCGAATCCGGCGACCTGCCCCGCCGCCGACTCGACAGCTACCGCAAGTTGAGCCGCGAGAACGACTGGCTCGCCGCCCGCACCGACGCCCGCGCCCGCGCCGAACGGACCAAGGTGTGGAAGCAGATCAACAAGGAGCAGCGCCGCATGTACAAGGAACGCGGCAACCGCGGCTGA
- a CDS encoding glycosyltransferase, which translates to MNEQSTPVYGDAARIVAIVVTHKRRELLAESLQVLASQTRPIDHLIVVDNGNEAEVGELVKQQPMETTYLGSEHNLGGAGGFALGMLHALTMGADWVWLADDDGRPEGPEVLATLFDCAQRHRLVEVSPVVADIDDPDRLAFPLRRGVVWRRLRSELGDEDFLPGIASLFNGALVSAEAVDKIGVPDLRLFVRGDEVEVHRRLVRSGLPFGTCLQTAYLHPNGSAEFKPILGGRMHTQYPDDPVKRHFTYRNRGYLMAQPGMRKLLPQEVARFGWFFLVQQKDPAGLMEWLRLQRMGRREQFDKPKS; encoded by the coding sequence ATGAACGAACAGTCCACCCCCGTCTACGGCGACGCTGCGCGCATCGTCGCCATCGTGGTCACGCACAAACGCCGGGAACTGCTGGCCGAGTCGCTGCAGGTGCTCGCGAGCCAGACCCGGCCCATCGACCATTTGATCGTGGTGGACAACGGCAACGAGGCCGAGGTGGGCGAGCTGGTCAAGCAGCAGCCCATGGAGACCACCTACCTCGGTTCCGAGCACAATCTCGGCGGCGCGGGCGGTTTCGCGCTCGGCATGCTGCACGCGCTGACCATGGGCGCGGACTGGGTGTGGCTGGCCGACGACGACGGCCGGCCCGAAGGTCCCGAAGTGCTTGCCACGCTGTTCGATTGCGCGCAGCGGCATCGGCTGGTCGAGGTGTCGCCGGTGGTCGCCGATATCGACGATCCGGACCGGCTGGCCTTCCCGCTGCGCCGGGGCGTGGTGTGGCGGCGGCTGCGGTCGGAGCTGGGGGACGAGGATTTCCTGCCCGGGATCGCGTCGCTGTTCAATGGCGCGCTGGTGTCGGCGGAGGCGGTGGACAAGATCGGCGTGCCGGATCTGCGGCTGTTCGTGCGCGGGGACGAGGTGGAGGTGCATCGGCGGCTGGTGCGGTCGGGGCTGCCGTTCGGGACCTGTTTGCAGACGGCGTATCTGCATCCGAACGGGTCGGCGGAGTTCAAGCCGATTCTGGGCGGGCGCATGCACACGCAGTATCCGGATGATCCGGTCAAGCGGCACTTCACTTATCGCAACCGGGGCTATCTGATGGCGCAGCCGGGGATGCGGAAGCTGTTGCCGCAGGAAGTCGCTCGGTTCGGGTGGTTTTTCTTGGTACAGCAGAAGGACCCGGCGGGACTGATGGAGTGGCTGCGCCTGCAACGGATGGGCCGCCGCGAACAGTTCGACAAGCCCAAATCCTGA
- a CDS encoding SDR family oxidoreductase, protein MTDARKPLAGRTMIMSGGSRGIGLEIAKRAAADGANITLIAKTDTPHPKLPGTIHTAAAELETAGGTVHKYLGDVRDDEAVANAVRQTIDRFGGIDMVVNNASAIDLSPTEILPMKKYDLMQDINCRGSFLLSKLCIPALKESAQAGRNPHILTLSPPLNLDPKWAGTALGYTIAKYGMSLTTLGLSEELRKYGIGVNSLWPRTTIATAAVENLLGGAEMIATSRTPDIYADAAYLVLTSPAKDTTGNFFIDDDVLAAHGITDLDKYRVVPGDGPLTTDLFL, encoded by the coding sequence ATGACCGACGCACGCAAGCCGCTGGCGGGCCGGACGATGATCATGTCGGGAGGCAGCCGCGGGATCGGACTGGAGATCGCCAAGCGGGCGGCCGCCGACGGCGCGAACATCACCCTCATCGCGAAAACCGATACGCCGCATCCGAAGCTGCCCGGCACCATTCACACCGCGGCGGCCGAACTCGAGACGGCCGGCGGCACCGTGCACAAGTACCTGGGCGACGTGCGCGACGACGAGGCGGTGGCGAACGCGGTGCGCCAGACCATCGACCGCTTCGGCGGCATCGACATGGTGGTGAACAACGCCTCGGCCATCGACCTCTCCCCCACCGAGATCCTGCCCATGAAGAAGTACGACCTCATGCAGGACATCAACTGCCGCGGCAGCTTCCTGCTGTCCAAGCTGTGCATCCCGGCGCTGAAGGAATCCGCGCAGGCCGGGCGCAACCCGCACATTCTCACGCTGTCGCCGCCGTTGAACCTGGATCCCAAGTGGGCGGGCACGGCGCTGGGCTACACCATCGCCAAGTACGGAATGTCGCTGACCACACTGGGTTTGAGCGAGGAGCTGCGCAAGTACGGCATCGGCGTGAACTCGCTGTGGCCGCGCACCACCATCGCGACCGCAGCGGTCGAGAACCTGCTCGGCGGCGCGGAGATGATCGCCACCTCCCGCACCCCCGACATCTACGCCGACGCCGCCTACCTGGTGCTCACCTCGCCGGCCAAGGACACCACCGGCAACTTCTTCATCGACGACGACGTGCTGGCCGCCCACGGCATCACCGATCTCGACAAGTACCGCGTCGTCCCCGGCGACGGCCCGCTCACCACCGACCTGTTCCTCTGA
- a CDS encoding ABC transporter permease, which yields MPLVSDSQTLRRAFKDFRDGFSQRELWLSLGWQDIKQRYRRSVLGPFWITIATGVQAAAMGFLYATLFHQPLHTYLPYVTVGLIVWNVINASILEGSDVFIANEGLIKQLPSALSVHVYRMVWRQFLFFAHNLVIYAIMLVGFGVWRDLHWTAILAIPGILLLFANAMWVSIAFGIFSTRYRDIAPILGSMTLMLFVLTPVMWSTKSLHDQGGTVSERARLVELVPTYHYLEIVRAPLLGEPQPLTSWIVVLAITVVGWAVAILAMKQFRSRVPYWV from the coding sequence GTGCCGCTAGTGTCGGACTCGCAAACTCTTCGTCGCGCCTTCAAGGACTTCCGCGACGGATTCTCGCAGCGTGAGCTGTGGTTGTCGCTCGGCTGGCAGGACATCAAGCAGCGGTATCGGCGCTCGGTGCTGGGTCCGTTCTGGATCACCATCGCCACCGGCGTGCAGGCCGCGGCCATGGGTTTCCTCTACGCGACGCTGTTCCATCAGCCGCTGCACACCTACCTGCCCTATGTGACGGTCGGCCTGATCGTCTGGAATGTCATCAATGCCAGCATCCTCGAGGGCTCGGATGTGTTCATCGCCAACGAGGGATTGATCAAACAGCTGCCCTCGGCGCTGAGCGTGCACGTCTACCGCATGGTGTGGCGGCAGTTCCTGTTCTTCGCGCACAACCTGGTGATCTACGCGATCATGCTGGTCGGCTTCGGCGTCTGGCGGGATCTGCACTGGACGGCCATCCTGGCGATTCCGGGCATCCTGCTGTTGTTCGCCAACGCCATGTGGGTGTCGATCGCGTTCGGCATCTTCAGCACTCGCTACCGCGATATCGCCCCGATCCTGGGCAGCATGACGCTCATGCTGTTCGTGCTGACGCCGGTCATGTGGAGCACCAAGTCGCTGCACGATCAGGGCGGCACGGTGAGCGAGCGCGCCCGGCTGGTCGAACTGGTGCCGACCTACCATTATCTGGAGATCGTGCGCGCGCCCCTGCTGGGCGAGCCGCAGCCGCTGACCTCCTGGATCGTGGTGCTGGCCATCACCGTGGTGGGCTGGGCGGTCGCGATCCTGGCCATGAAGCAGTTCCGTTCCCGCGTCCCCTACTGGGTGTGA
- a CDS encoding glycosyltransferase, with amino-acid sequence MDASAGQAVTETEDRESAPAPATLRVEHAAPERLVLARGIFSGPAPKISDDLYAVTKGKVARERQTLRLEKGASVSTNTYFGRFAAAYWQRWTTVTEVEVGLTLEVTGKVRIRLAASDIAGHRRVVDTAVVTETGRVALRAPLDMYVDGGAIWLEIEALGGEAVISDLAWTAAAPERVRPVAIAICTFNRAQDCANTVAALASDPTVLSLIDAVYVVDQGTDLVQDQALFAETQPRFGDKLRYIRQPNLGGAGGFTRGLYEVSAANEHADVILMDDDILCEPETVLRLNAFANLTVEPTLVGAQMLFLFNPDYLNVGAEETNLSILRHGQKVAKALRNTSMLKKHQERRVDAGYQAWWTCLIPAEVVERIGLPVPIFFQWDDVEYGLRARKHGFVTVTLPNAAVWHADFYWKDFDDWARYFSSRNSLIVSSLHHDLDPKAVTRQLFREIAEYLVGMQYGLAHTTLQGIEDYLRGPEALRDGGIEALAKARGSRSDYPETVKHPAAASPVPNAHLHVVRAGGEPSHPLLVLYKRALKQWTGRVIPGPVAVTREDAHWWHVGLFDHVVVTDASQSGVRVRVRDKETARRLLVRAYRVLKQLRKDLPVLQRRWRDAVPELTSRENWERLYGID; translated from the coding sequence ATGGATGCGTCGGCTGGGCAGGCCGTGACCGAAACCGAGGACCGCGAGAGCGCGCCGGCGCCCGCGACCCTGCGCGTCGAACACGCCGCGCCGGAACGATTGGTGCTGGCGCGCGGCATCTTCAGCGGTCCCGCGCCGAAGATCAGTGACGACCTGTACGCGGTCACCAAGGGCAAGGTGGCCCGCGAGCGGCAGACCCTGCGTCTGGAGAAGGGCGCGTCGGTCAGCACCAACACCTACTTCGGGCGCTTCGCGGCCGCCTACTGGCAGCGGTGGACCACGGTCACCGAGGTCGAGGTGGGGCTGACCCTCGAGGTGACGGGCAAGGTGCGAATTCGGCTGGCCGCCTCCGATATCGCGGGTCATCGCCGGGTGGTCGATACCGCGGTGGTCACGGAGACCGGCCGGGTGGCGCTGCGCGCCCCGCTGGACATGTACGTCGACGGCGGCGCGATCTGGCTCGAGATCGAGGCGCTCGGCGGCGAGGCCGTGATCAGCGATCTGGCCTGGACGGCGGCCGCGCCCGAGCGGGTGCGCCCGGTGGCCATCGCCATCTGCACCTTCAACCGCGCCCAGGATTGCGCCAATACCGTTGCGGCCCTGGCCTCCGACCCGACCGTGCTGTCGCTCATCGACGCCGTGTACGTGGTCGATCAGGGCACCGATCTGGTGCAGGACCAGGCGCTGTTCGCCGAGACCCAGCCCCGCTTCGGCGACAAGCTGCGCTACATCCGGCAGCCGAATCTCGGTGGCGCGGGCGGGTTCACACGCGGCCTCTACGAGGTGTCGGCGGCCAACGAGCACGCCGACGTCATCCTCATGGACGACGACATCCTGTGCGAGCCCGAAACCGTGTTGCGGCTCAACGCCTTCGCGAACCTGACCGTCGAACCCACCCTGGTGGGCGCGCAGATGCTGTTCCTGTTCAACCCCGACTACCTGAATGTCGGTGCGGAGGAAACGAATCTGAGCATCCTGCGCCACGGCCAGAAGGTGGCCAAGGCGCTGCGCAACACCTCCATGCTCAAGAAGCATCAGGAGCGCCGCGTGGACGCCGGCTACCAGGCGTGGTGGACGTGCCTGATCCCGGCCGAGGTGGTCGAGCGGATCGGGCTGCCGGTGCCGATCTTCTTCCAGTGGGACGACGTGGAATACGGTCTGCGGGCGCGCAAGCACGGCTTCGTCACCGTCACGCTGCCCAACGCCGCGGTGTGGCACGCCGACTTCTACTGGAAGGACTTCGACGACTGGGCGCGCTACTTCTCCTCGCGCAACTCGCTCATCGTGTCCTCGCTGCATCACGACCTGGATCCGAAAGCGGTGACCCGCCAGCTGTTCCGGGAGATCGCCGAGTACCTGGTCGGCATGCAGTACGGTCTCGCGCACACCACCCTGCAGGGCATCGAGGACTACCTGCGCGGTCCGGAAGCGTTGCGCGACGGCGGTATCGAGGCGCTGGCCAAGGCGCGCGGGTCGCGCTCGGACTATCCGGAGACCGTCAAGCATCCGGCCGCCGCCTCGCCGGTGCCCAATGCGCACCTGCACGTGGTCCGGGCGGGCGGTGAACCCAGCCACCCGCTGCTGGTGCTCTACAAGCGCGCCCTCAAGCAGTGGACCGGCCGCGTCATCCCGGGCCCCGTCGCCGTCACTCGCGAGGACGCGCACTGGTGGCACGTGGGCCTGTTCGACCACGTGGTCGTCACCGACGCCTCCCAGTCCGGCGTCCGAGTTCGGGTGCGCGACAAGGAGACCGCTCGCCGGCTGCTGGTGCGCGCCTACCGGGTGCTCAAGCAGCTGCGCAAGGATCTGCCCGTGCTGCAGCGGCGCTGGCGCGACGCCGTACCCGAGCTGACCAGCCGTGAGAACTGGGAACGCCTCTACGGAATCGACTAG